The Stigmatella ashevillena genomic sequence CCAAGGGCATCTCCCGCTCGATGCAGCGGGCGGGCCGCAGCGGCCATCGCCCCGGGGAGACGTGCCGCCTGCTCTTCGTCCCCACGCATGCGCTGGAGTTGGTGGAGATGGCCGCCGCGCGCCAGGCGCTGGAGCGAGGGGAGGTAGAGGCCCGCGTGCCCCTGAGCAAGCCCCTGGACGTGCTGGCCCAACACCTCGTCACCTGTGCCCTGGGCGGCGGCTTCACGCGAGAGGCCATGCGCGCCGAGGTGCGCGAAGCCGCCAGCTATGCTCACCTCACGGACGAGGAGTTCGAGTGGACGCTGGCGCTCGTGCGCGAGGGAGGCCCCACCTTGAGGGCCTACCCGGAGTTCCGCCGGGTGGTGGAGCACGAGGGCCGCTTCATCGTGGCGGACGCGCGCATCGCCCGGCTGCACCGGCTCAACATCGGCACCATCGCCTCGGACGCCACGGTGCAGCTGCGCTACTGGAATGGCGGGCGGCTGGGCAGCGTGGAGGAATCCTACGTCAGCCGCCTGCGCCCGGGAGACACCTTCCTCTTCTCGGGCAAGCGCCTGGAGTTCAGCCGCTTCCAGGACATGACGGCCTACGTGAAGCCCGCGAAGGCCAAGGCCACGCAAACCCCTCGGTGGGGAGGCAGCCGGCTGCCCCTGTCCGGCTCGCTGGCCGCGGCGGTGCGCCGCACACTGAACGCCGCCCGTTACGGGGATGTCACCGCCGAGGAGCTGGCCGCCGCCTGGCCCGTGCTGGAGGCGCAGGCCCGGCTCTCGCGCATCCCAGGCGAGGGCACCTGTCTGGCCGAGACGTGTGAGACGCGCGATGGCCACCACCTCTTTCTCTACCCCTTCGAGGGGAGGCTGGTGCACGAGGGGTTGGCAGCCCTCCTGGCGCTGCGCTTCACCCGGAGACAGCGGGCCACCTTCAGCCTCTCGGTGAACGACTACGGCATCGAGTTCCTCACCCCGGACTTCTTTCCTTTCGAGGAGGCGCTGCGCCCCGCCCTCTTCACCCGCGAGCGGCTGGTGGACGACATCCTGGAGAGCGTGAACCTGAGCGAACTGGCCCGGCGCCAGTTCCGGGACGTGGCGCGCGTGGCCGGGCTCGTCCTGCCGGGGCTGCCCGGGGCCCGCAAGTCCACGCGCCAGGTCCAGGCCAGCGCTTCGCTTCTCTATGATGTCTTCTCCAAGTACGACCCGGACAACCTGCTCCTGGTCCAGGCCCGGCGCGAGGTGCTCGAGCAGCAGTTCGAGCAGAACCGGCTCGCCGCGACATTAGAGCGCCTGGAGCGCTCGACCCTGGAGCTCCTCCCCGTCCGGAGACCCACCCCGCTGGGATTCCCGCTCGTCATCGAGCGCATCAGCGCGAGCCTCTCCAACGAATCCCTGCTGGAGCGGGTCGCCCGGCTCAAGGAGCGATGGCAACGCGACGATGCCAGGTCCGCGTGAGCGGCACGCCGGTGGAGCTGCTCCCCGAACGGGGCCTGTACTGGCCCGAAGGGGAGCTGCTCGCGGTGGCGGACCTCCACTGGGGCAAGCCCGAGAGCTTCCAGCAGCACGGCATCCCCCTGCCCCTCGGGGTGCTGGAGGATGACCTCCAGCGCCTGTCCCAAGCCCTGCGGACCACGGGCGCCCGCCGGTTGCTGCTCGTGGGAGACCTCATTCACTCCCGGGCCGGGGTGACCCCGGCCCTCGTGGAGCGCATCGCCCAGTGGCGCGCCCTCCACGACGTGGAGATGGTGCTCATCCGGGGCAACCACGACCGGCACCTCCCGGCCCTCCCTGCCCCCTGGTGCCTGGAGGTCCGGGACGAGCACCTGGACGAGGGCCCCTTTCGCTTCGCCCACCACCCCGAGCCCTCCCCCGGACGCTACCTCTGGGCGGGGCACCTCCACCCGGTGGTCCGGCTGTCCTCCGGGGCGGACCGGCTGCGCCTGCCGTGCTTCCACGTGGGCCCGGCGCTGGGCATACTTCCTGCTTTCAGCGCCTTCACCGGCGGCATGAATGTGTCCCGGCGGGCCGGGGAGCGCATCTTCGCCATCGCGGAAGAGACCGTGGTGGAGGTATAGGGCCATGAGCGCCTCCAAGCGCCGCCGCGTCCTGGACATCATCGCCACCGACAGCACCTTCGAGCGCATCGTCTTCCGGGACCACGAGGTGTGGCTGGGCAAGTGCCTGCACTGCAATGCCCACCTGATGGTCAGCCTCCAGGGCGAGCCGATCAGCCGCGCCACCATCGAGCACATCATCCCTCGGACTCACGGCGGCACGGACGCGCTGGAAAACCTGGGCCTGGCCTGCGCCCGCTGCAACCAGGGCAAGGGCAGCCGCCACGATCCGCGCTACCTCAAGGACGCCCGGGCGCAGGAGCTGGTGGCGCGCCTCCAGGCCCGAAGGCGCGAGCGCTGGCGCGATCCAGACGACGTCTGAGCCACCGGTTGTAACAGGCCTGATCCAGTCCTCATTCAACCTCCCTTCCGATTGCCAGAAGAGAACGTCATCGCCTGGGCCCTGATTGGTGCACCCCGCGCGTGACACCGTGGTATCCCGGCGCGCCGAGTCATGGCTGTAACGAAAGAAGATTGACAGTCAGGAGTTGATGGTCAATGGTCGCGCGCCGCGTTGGAACGGGAAATGAAAGAGGGACCCGCCCGCGGCATCTCTTGGGATTTCAGTCGTCGACTTTGATCGTGTTTTCCATGCCTCGTGCACGCCCCGCGCGTCGCCCTGACTGCCTCGACGAGATGAGACACATTAGCCACCCGCACCGCGCAGTTCCCCGCTGGCAAGGCGCCTCTTCCCTTCCCTCTGCTCTTCCGTTGTGTTCCACCGCAGTCCACAGCTTTCCCCAGGTCCTGGTATGAGCGGCCCTCTTTTCCCTCGCTGGACGAACACGGTGTCGCGGCTGTCCGTCGCGGGCCTCCTTGCCGTCCCCGCCATTTCGATTGGCGGACTCTTGGCCTACGCGCGGTCTCCGTACGTGACCAACCAGAATCAACCCACCGAACAGCCGATCGAGTTCGACCACCGCCACCACGCGGGAGACGAACAGATTGACTGCCGGTACTGCCACTGGACGGTGGAGAGTGCGCCCTCGGCGGGCATCCCCTCCACCACCGTGTGCATGTCCTGCCACGCGCAGATCTGGAACAAGAGCCCGTACCTCACCGAGGTGCGCAAGGCCTACTTCGCGGACCAGCCCATTCCCTGGGTCCGCGTCCACAACCTGCCGGACTTCGTCTACTTCAACCACGCCATCCACGTGAACAAGGGCGTGGGGTGTGCCACCTGCCACGGCCGCGTGGACCAGATGGCCGCCATCGAGCAGGCGTCCACCCTCACCATGGCCTGGTGTCTGGACTGCCACCGCAACCCGCAGCCGCACCTGCGGCCGGCCGAGTTCATCACCAGCATGACCTGGACCCCGCCCGCGGACCCGAAAGAGGCGGCTGCCCTCGGTGAGACGCTGGCGAAGGAATACGAAGTTCACTCGCGGACGAGCTGCTCCACATGCCACCGATGAACCCCAAGCACGACGGCGCTCCGGCGCAGGACACTCCCTCCTCCTTCGCGCTGCCGGTGGTCTCCAGCCAGGCCGCTCGCGCCGAAGAGCACGATCATGACCACGACCACGCGCACGGTGACGAGGTAGGCGCGGCGCTCGAGCACGCGGCCGCCATGGGCATCGCCTCCGAGGGCGGCTACGGCCGGACCTACTGGCGCAGCCTCGAGGAGCGGCTCGGCACGGACGAGTACATGGCGTCAACGGGGCCCGAGTTCCCCGAAGGCGCGGACCTGCCCCCCACGGGCGTGGCCCGCCGTGAGTTCATGCAGCTCATCGGCGCCTCGCTGGCGCTGGCGGGCGCCTCGGCCTGCACCACCCGCCCCCCGGACGAGCGCATCGTCCCCTTCACCAAGACGCCGCCGGAGATGAAGCCCGGCAACCCGCTGCACTACGCGTCCGGAATGACGTTCGCCGGCCACACCTCCGGCCTGCTCATCACCGCCCGCGAGGGGCGCCCCGTCAAGGTCGAGGGCAACCCGCAGCACCCGATCAACCAGGGCGCGGCCGGCTCCTACGAGCAGTCGTTCCTGCTGGCCCTGTATGACCCGCAGCGCGCCCGCGTTCTGCGCCAGGGCAAGTCGCCGCGCTCCCTGCGCACCCTGGCCGAGACCATCTCCGCCCGGGTGAGCAAGGCCGACGGGGGCGCGGGGATCCGCTTCCTCACCGAGCCCCTCAACTCGCCCCTGCTGTCGGGCCTGCGCGAGCGCATCCAGCGCAAGCTGCCCAGCGCGCGCTTCTACAGCTACGCCCCCACCGGGAAGACCGCGTCCTCCGAGGGGACCCAGGCCGTCTTCGGCCAGGCGCTCAGCCCGCGCTACGACTTCACCCAGGCCGACGTCATCCTCTCCCTGGATGCCGACTTCCTGGCCGGCCACCCGGCCAACCTCGCCTACATCCGTGAGTTCGGAGGCCGCCGGGACAACATCGACCGGCTCAACCGCCTCTATGTGGCGGAGACGCGCTACTCCATCACCGGCGGCATGGCGGACCACCGCCTGCGCCTGAAGTCCTCCGAGATCATCGCTCTGGCGGGTGCCATTGGCCAGGCGCTGAACGCGCCGGCCGCGGCCGCGGCGGCCTCCAAGGCCCCCGTGCAGTGGAGCGAGAGCGCCCAGAAGTGGATCGCCGCCGTCGCCGAGGACCTGCGCGCCACCGCGGGCCGCTCCTTGGTGGTTCCCGGAGACCGTCAGCCGGCCGCCGTCCACGCGCTGGCGCACGCGCTCAACGCGGCGCTGGGCAACGTGGGCAAGACGGTGAACTACGTGCCGCTGACCGCGGAGCACACGGGCCTGGCCGGCATCCGCGAGTTGGTGGCGGACATCAAGGCGGGCACGGTCGACACGCTCGTCATCACCGCGTTCAACCCCGTGTACACGTTGCCGGGGGATTCGGGTCTGGCCGAGGTGCTCGGCACGGGCACCAGCCCCGAGCAGCGCGCGAAGCTGTCGGTCATCTACACCTCGCTCTTCGAGGACGAGACCGCCACGGTGACCGACTGGTTCGTCCCCGCGGCGCACCAGCTCGAGACGTGGAGCGACGGCCGCGCCGACGAAGGCACGGTGGCCATCGCCCAGCCGCTTCTCCAGCCGCTCTACAACGGCGTTCCGGAGTCCGAGCTGCTGGCGTACTTCCTGGATGAGCCCTTCCGCCCTGCGCACCAGATGCTGCGGGAGCACTGGCTGGGCCAGACCGCCGCCGAGGGCGGGGACTTCGAGTCCCGGTGGGAGACGTTCGTCTCCGTGGGCGTCGTCCCCAACACCACCGCCACCCCGGTGAGCGTGACGGCCAACGGCCAGGGCCTCGCGTCGCTCATCAGCGCTTACACGCCGCCCCAGCCGGTGGGCGCCCAGGCCAACCAGGTCGAGATCAACTTCGTCACGGACTACAAGGTCTACGACGGCCGGTTCGGCAACCTCACCTGGCTGCAGGAGCTGCCGGACCCCGTCACCCGCTTGGTGTGGGACAACCCCGCGCTCATCAGCCCCAAGACGGCCACCGACAACAACCTGGTGACGGGCGACGTGGTGGAGCTGTCCTATCGCGGCCGCACGCTGGAAGTGCCGGTGTGGATCCTCCCCGGCCACGCCGATGGCGCGGTGACGCTGCCCCTGGGCTACGGCCGCACCGGCTTGCACGAGACGGTGGCGCAGAACGTGGGCTTCAACGCCAACACCCTGCGCAGCATCGAGGCCCCCTGGTTCGACAGCGGCGCGACGATCACCAAGACACGCAAGACGCACAAGCTCGTCTCCACCCAGCAGCACTGGAGCACGGCCAAGCGCCCGGT encodes the following:
- a CDS encoding ligase-associated DNA damage response DEXH box helicase; its protein translation is MPSIRRRAPRTAARRPSGASLPEPLGPPLDRLRAWFQERGWTPYPFQEQAWAAYAQGESGLLHVPTGAGKTYAAYMGPLADVAERGQKGLQILYVTPLRAVSRDVELALRAPLNALGADIEVESRTGDTSSSVRQRQRQRLPEVLITTPESLSLLLANERAAELFASLRAIIADEWHELLSTKRGTQMELALARLRRFAPSVRTWALSATLANLGEAARAVVGTQTAPTLLSAELERPIEVSTLLPDKVDSFPWAGHLGFSMLEKVAAWLDLERSTLIFTNTRSQAERWFEGLRFARPEFGTRLALHHGSIDREERERVEAGLKDGSVRLVVCTSSLDLGVDFGPVERVVQVGSPKGISRSMQRAGRSGHRPGETCRLLFVPTHALELVEMAAARQALERGEVEARVPLSKPLDVLAQHLVTCALGGGFTREAMRAEVREAASYAHLTDEEFEWTLALVREGGPTLRAYPEFRRVVEHEGRFIVADARIARLHRLNIGTIASDATVQLRYWNGGRLGSVEESYVSRLRPGDTFLFSGKRLEFSRFQDMTAYVKPAKAKATQTPRWGGSRLPLSGSLAAAVRRTLNAARYGDVTAEELAAAWPVLEAQARLSRIPGEGTCLAETCETRDGHHLFLYPFEGRLVHEGLAALLALRFTRRQRATFSLSVNDYGIEFLTPDFFPFEEALRPALFTRERLVDDILESVNLSELARRQFRDVARVAGLVLPGLPGARKSTRQVQASASLLYDVFSKYDPDNLLLVQARREVLEQQFEQNRLAATLERLERSTLELLPVRRPTPLGFPLVIERISASLSNESLLERVARLKERWQRDDARSA
- a CDS encoding HNH endonuclease, producing MSASKRRRVLDIIATDSTFERIVFRDHEVWLGKCLHCNAHLMVSLQGEPISRATIEHIIPRTHGGTDALENLGLACARCNQGKGSRHDPRYLKDARAQELVARLQARRRERWRDPDDV
- a CDS encoding cytochrome c3 family protein → MSGPLFPRWTNTVSRLSVAGLLAVPAISIGGLLAYARSPYVTNQNQPTEQPIEFDHRHHAGDEQIDCRYCHWTVESAPSAGIPSTTVCMSCHAQIWNKSPYLTEVRKAYFADQPIPWVRVHNLPDFVYFNHAIHVNKGVGCATCHGRVDQMAAIEQASTLTMAWCLDCHRNPQPHLRPAEFITSMTWTPPADPKEAAALGETLAKEYEVHSRTSCSTCHR
- a CDS encoding TAT-variant-translocated molybdopterin oxidoreductase; amino-acid sequence: MNPKHDGAPAQDTPSSFALPVVSSQAARAEEHDHDHDHAHGDEVGAALEHAAAMGIASEGGYGRTYWRSLEERLGTDEYMASTGPEFPEGADLPPTGVARREFMQLIGASLALAGASACTTRPPDERIVPFTKTPPEMKPGNPLHYASGMTFAGHTSGLLITAREGRPVKVEGNPQHPINQGAAGSYEQSFLLALYDPQRARVLRQGKSPRSLRTLAETISARVSKADGGAGIRFLTEPLNSPLLSGLRERIQRKLPSARFYSYAPTGKTASSEGTQAVFGQALSPRYDFTQADVILSLDADFLAGHPANLAYIREFGGRRDNIDRLNRLYVAETRYSITGGMADHRLRLKSSEIIALAGAIGQALNAPAAAAAASKAPVQWSESAQKWIAAVAEDLRATAGRSLVVPGDRQPAAVHALAHALNAALGNVGKTVNYVPLTAEHTGLAGIRELVADIKAGTVDTLVITAFNPVYTLPGDSGLAEVLGTGTSPEQRAKLSVIYTSLFEDETATVTDWFVPAAHQLETWSDGRADEGTVAIAQPLLQPLYNGVPESELLAYFLDEPFRPAHQMLREHWLGQTAAEGGDFESRWETFVSVGVVPNTTATPVSVTANGQGLASLISAYTPPQPVGAQANQVEINFVTDYKVYDGRFGNLTWLQELPDPVTRLVWDNPALISPKTATDNNLVTGDVVELSYRGRTLEVPVWILPGHADGAVTLPLGYGRTGLHETVAQNVGFNANTLRSIEAPWFDSGATITKTRKTHKLVSTQQHWSTAKRPVALDFTADEYRAKSSHDVKAALARTRGDLDDPKSEFNNLAAFKYDDPNLYKWGMAIDLSRCTGCSACVVACQAENNIPVVGKDQVSRSREMHWLRIDRYFSGTGIHTGGYDNKADPDSDPQMIHQPVTCVHCEKAPCEYVCPVNATVHSDEGLNDMVYNRCIGTRYCANNCPYKVRRFNYLHYTQGKTPTQKMLMNPDVTVRNRGVMEKCTFCVQRIERTRINARVEKRTIADGELKTACQQTCAAQAITFGSLNDPKSRVSQLHADDRHYKLLYELGTMPRTVHLVRLRNPNPALAQAPKAHEGEH
- the pdeM gene encoding ligase-associated DNA damage response endonuclease PdeM, translating into MATRRCQVRVSGTPVELLPERGLYWPEGELLAVADLHWGKPESFQQHGIPLPLGVLEDDLQRLSQALRTTGARRLLLVGDLIHSRAGVTPALVERIAQWRALHDVEMVLIRGNHDRHLPALPAPWCLEVRDEHLDEGPFRFAHHPEPSPGRYLWAGHLHPVVRLSSGADRLRLPCFHVGPALGILPAFSAFTGGMNVSRRAGERIFAIAEETVVEV